The proteins below are encoded in one region of Gemmatimonadota bacterium:
- a CDS encoding carbohydrate binding family 9 domain-containing protein, giving the protein MAPAHALVAQSPPKSTRASRLTGQAPQIDGLLDDAAWASATVISDFVQRDPDEGKAPSVGTQVRILYDDDALYIAARMHRPDAHAIRRSISRRDSESDAEVFTVSLDPYHDRQTGYSFSVNSGGVRGDWYHPQDQEGGREAQFEPVWSAHARVDDQGWSAEMRIPFSQLRFNPGDNQIWGLQLTRNMPDKNEKDSWVLIPRNVAGFFSKFGQLEGISGIPVARRLELLPYVTGGLTYRANVNPRNPFEEKASGRVGGDLKMGLGPNLTLNATVLPDFGQVEADPADVNLSAFETVFTERRPFFTEGAEALTGLAQNFINRPVYFYSRRIGAPPRGTISGDFVDQPSNTTILSAAKVTGRLTSGLSIGMLAAVTPSEQARSYDSLPERSDAVAVEPASAFAVVRMQQDFGKQQSNVGFNLTHAHHFVDERGGLQDILARDAISGGLDFKLRTQQGKYELTGFVGGSYVAGDSTAIARLQRGSAHFFQRPDQDHIRYATGRTSLSGYTASLRHDKNAGYSFWGIQLLARSPGFEINDLGRMQTADDIDFNADFGVRNSKPKKAYRFYMLNLATRAGWNFGGVRQYSNLGLSSNLTFNNFTRASLNLSYNLRSTSDVLTRGGPLMGTPNSWSITSGFNSRPNIPVTWSVNLGHTDDELGGWSWTARSTLSVRPGARWQASVDPTYTRSMDTRQYVTTRSGGPAATFGSRYAFATVERSQLSARFRLNYAITANFTVEAYAEPFAASGKYSTFGELAAPRSRLLREYGAAGSGTGIVRNPDSSYTVTDGAQSFALPNLDFNRLSFRSNLVLRWEWQPGSTAYVIWQNNRQQFTPTARWSVRGGF; this is encoded by the coding sequence ATGGCGCCGGCGCACGCGCTCGTCGCACAGTCGCCGCCCAAGTCCACCCGCGCATCGCGACTCACGGGGCAGGCACCACAGATCGATGGCCTGCTCGACGATGCCGCCTGGGCCAGCGCGACGGTCATTTCGGATTTCGTGCAGCGGGACCCCGACGAGGGGAAGGCGCCGAGCGTGGGGACCCAGGTCCGTATCCTCTATGACGACGACGCGCTCTACATCGCGGCGCGGATGCACCGGCCGGACGCCCACGCGATTCGCCGTTCGATCAGTCGGCGCGACTCCGAGAGCGACGCCGAAGTCTTCACGGTGTCGCTCGACCCGTACCACGACCGCCAGACCGGGTACTCCTTCTCGGTCAACTCCGGCGGCGTGCGTGGCGACTGGTACCACCCGCAGGACCAGGAGGGTGGGCGCGAAGCGCAGTTCGAGCCGGTCTGGAGCGCCCACGCTCGCGTGGACGACCAGGGGTGGTCGGCTGAGATGCGGATCCCGTTTTCACAGTTGCGGTTCAACCCGGGGGACAACCAGATCTGGGGGCTGCAGCTCACGCGGAACATGCCCGACAAGAACGAGAAGGACAGCTGGGTCCTGATCCCCCGCAATGTGGCAGGGTTCTTCTCGAAGTTCGGGCAGCTCGAGGGGATCAGCGGGATTCCCGTGGCACGGCGCCTGGAGCTGCTCCCCTACGTCACCGGCGGGCTGACCTATCGCGCCAATGTGAACCCCCGGAATCCCTTCGAGGAGAAGGCATCCGGCCGCGTGGGGGGCGATCTCAAGATGGGGCTGGGTCCCAACCTGACCCTGAATGCCACCGTGCTCCCCGACTTCGGTCAGGTTGAGGCCGATCCCGCGGACGTCAATCTCTCCGCCTTCGAGACCGTGTTCACCGAAAGGCGACCGTTCTTCACCGAAGGGGCGGAGGCGCTCACCGGGCTCGCGCAGAACTTCATCAACCGGCCAGTCTATTTCTACAGTCGCCGCATCGGCGCACCGCCGCGAGGAACGATCAGCGGCGACTTCGTCGATCAGCCGAGCAACACCACCATTCTCTCGGCCGCGAAGGTCACCGGGCGGCTCACATCGGGGCTCTCGATCGGCATGCTCGCGGCAGTGACACCGTCGGAACAGGCCCGCTCCTACGATTCCCTCCCCGAGCGCTCCGATGCCGTCGCCGTCGAACCGGCGAGTGCGTTTGCCGTGGTACGGATGCAGCAGGACTTCGGGAAGCAGCAGTCGAACGTGGGGTTCAATCTCACCCACGCGCATCATTTCGTCGACGAACGCGGTGGCCTGCAGGACATTCTCGCTCGCGACGCCATCAGCGGCGGCCTCGACTTCAAGCTCCGGACCCAGCAAGGGAAGTACGAGCTCACGGGCTTCGTCGGGGGCAGCTACGTCGCCGGTGATTCGACGGCCATTGCGCGGTTGCAGCGCGGCAGCGCGCACTTCTTCCAGCGGCCGGACCAGGATCACATCCGGTACGCCACGGGTCGCACCTCGCTCAGTGGCTATACCGCCTCGCTCCGTCACGACAAGAACGCGGGCTATTCATTCTGGGGCATCCAGCTGCTCGCCCGCTCACCCGGCTTCGAGATCAACGATCTCGGGCGGATGCAGACGGCCGACGACATCGATTTCAACGCGGATTTCGGCGTACGCAATTCCAAGCCGAAGAAGGCATACCGCTTCTACATGCTCAATCTGGCCACGCGGGCGGGATGGAACTTCGGCGGTGTGCGCCAGTATTCCAACCTCGGCCTCAGCTCCAACCTCACCTTCAACAACTTCACGCGGGCCTCCCTCAACCTCTCCTACAACCTCCGCTCCACGAGCGATGTGCTCACCCGCGGCGGTCCGCTGATGGGAACCCCCAACTCGTGGAGTATCACGAGCGGCTTCAACAGCCGCCCGAACATTCCGGTGACCTGGAGCGTCAACCTTGGCCACACCGACGACGAACTCGGTGGCTGGTCGTGGACCGCGCGCTCGACGTTGTCGGTGCGGCCCGGCGCGCGCTGGCAGGCGTCCGTCGACCCGACCTACACGCGCTCCATGGACACCCGGCAGTACGTCACCACCAGGAGCGGCGGCCCGGCGGCGACCTTCGGCAGCCGCTACGCCTTCGCGACCGTCGAGCGGAGCCAACTCTCGGCGCGGTTCCGGCTCAACTACGCCATCACGGCCAACTTCACCGTCGAGGCGTACGCCGAGCCCTTCGCGGCGAGCGGCAAGTACTCGACGTTTGGCGAGCTCGCTGCACCAAGGAGCCGACTGCTTCGGGAGTATGGTGCGGCAGGATCCGGGACGGGGATTGTCCGCAATCCGGACAGTTCGTATACCGTGACGGATGGCGCGCAGAGCTTCGCCCTCCCGAATCTCGATTTCAACCGACTCTCCTTCCGCTCAAACCTGGTGCTTCGCTGGGAGTGGCAACCGGGGAGCACGGCGTATGTCATCTGGCAGAACAACCGTCAGCAGTTCACCCCTACGGCACGGTGGTCAGTGCGGGGCGGCTTTTGA
- a CDS encoding PH domain-containing protein: MALVAPALLVGPVSLIALGQTGSIGAILFTVAVSVVVAAPIVWIFTATAYFVTDTELIVRSGPLRIVVKLQAIERIRSTATLLSSPALSLDRLEVQYAKRKAVVISPADKAGFVTAIQRRVPGVVVELKTAGRSSAT; the protein is encoded by the coding sequence GTGGCACTCGTTGCCCCCGCGCTCCTCGTCGGCCCGGTATCGCTGATTGCCCTCGGACAGACCGGCTCCATCGGTGCGATCCTCTTCACAGTGGCGGTGAGCGTTGTTGTTGCAGCGCCGATCGTCTGGATCTTCACCGCCACCGCGTATTTCGTGACCGACACCGAGCTCATCGTCCGCTCCGGTCCTTTGCGGATCGTGGTGAAGCTCCAGGCCATCGAGCGCATCCGCTCCACCGCCACGCTGCTCTCCTCGCCGGCGCTCTCGTTGGATCGACTCGAAGTCCAATACGCCAAGCGCAAAGCGGTGGTCATTTCACCCGCGGACAAGGCAGGCTTCGTGACGGCGATCCAGCGCCGCGTTCCGGGTGTTGTCGTGGAGCTCAAGACAGCGGGTCGAAGTTCGGCCACCTAG